A single genomic interval of Arachis duranensis cultivar V14167 chromosome 7, aradu.V14167.gnm2.J7QH, whole genome shotgun sequence harbors:
- the LOC107459240 gene encoding transcription factor bHLH143 gives MGEDCGTWMPQLHFDWQSPNLNSYAGKQNGISAAMNSGINNMATRNETMPTYASSALPHLQLGHSNAPPHGWFYCLPRFRQGFTPNPVPNLNAEEKLHSGCVKTFREETKPDGESGFRQKQFLVIDQSGDKTTLIYSSRLGSPVECLASWNSKLHGSNNLNNVNEPPFGRDLNHVVGPTLDGKVDDENRGMDTESEMHEDTEEINALLYSDSEGYSTEDDEVTSTGHSPSTMTSHHNQEPIRETAEEVASSAGKTKKRKLYEENHAEDQVMDTASSLNLNRPLNLGDDAESRCSCGSNSQGLNDEIRSLLGNKKMRKEKIQEVLSILQCIIPSGKDKELVELLDEAIGSLKSLKMKARALGLDA, from the coding sequence ATGGGAGAAGACTGTGGAACATGGATGCCGCAGCTGCATTTCGATTGGCAGTCACCCAATTTGAATTCTTATGCGGGGAAGCAAAATGGCATATCTGCTGCCATGAACTCAGGCATCAATAACATGGCCACGAGGAATGAGACAATGCCAACATATGCATCCTCTGCACTACCGCATTTGCAGTTAGGACATTCTAATGCACCACCTCATGGTTGGTTTTATTGTTTGCCTCGCTTCCGACAGGGTTTTACACCTAACCCTGTCCCAAACTTAAATGCCGAAGAAAAACTCCATTCGGGTTGTGTCAAAACTTTCAGGGAGGAAACTAAACCTGACGGTGAATCTGGTTTCCGTCAGAAGCAATTCCTGGTCATCGACCAATCAGGTGACAAAACAACCCTTATTTATAGCTCACGGCTTGGGAGTCCCGTCGAGTGCCTTGCTTCTTGGAATTCAAAACTGCATGGTTCTAATAACTTGAACAATGTGAATGAGCCGCCTTTTGGAAGAGATTTGAACCATGTGGTTGGACCAACTTTAGACGGTAAAGTTGATGATGAAAATCGGGGAATGGACACTGAAAGTGAGATGCATGAAGATACAGAAGAAATCAATGCACTACTTTACTCTGATAGCGAAGGTTACTCCACTGAGGATGATGAAGTTACTAGCACTGGCCATTCACCGAGTACAATGACCAGTCATCATAACCAGGAACCAATTAGGGAAACTGCAGAAGAAGTTGCTAGTTCTGCTGGAAAAACAAAGAAGCGGAAGCTGTACGAAGAAAATCATGCGGAGGATCAAGTTATGGATACAGCAAGTTCTCTGAATCTGAACAGACCCTTAAACTTGGGAGACGATGCAGAATCAAGATGCTCCTGTGGCAGCAACAGTCAAGGGTTAAATGACGAAATAAGGTCCTTGTTAGGCAACAAGAAGATGAGGAAGGAGAAGATACAAGAGGTTCTGAGCATTCTGCAGTGCATAATTCCCAGTGGGAAGGACAAGGAACTTGTCGAGCTTCTTGACGAAGCCATAGGATCCTTGAAATCCTTGAAGATGAAGGCCAGAGCTCTCGGACTCGATGCCTAA